CGGATCCATCTCCTCCTGGATCAGCTGCAGGAAACGCATCAGGACACGGGCGCGGCGCTGCGGATTCCACGCCGCCCACTCGCGCTGCGCCTCGACAGCGTTCGCGATCACGGCCTCCGTCTCCGACTGATCGGCGAGCGGAACACGGGCCTGCACCTGCCCCGTGTTGGGGTCGAAGACGTCGGCGAATCGGCCCGATGCCCCGGGGATGCGCTTGCCGCCGATGAAATGAGAGAGCTCTCGAACGCTCATTGTCCGAACCCGTCCTTTGCTGGTCGTCACGGAGACGCGAAGGAGACGTGCGTCACCTCCGACATTCTTCGCTCATCCTATAGTTGGAAGTCCATGTAAGTCCAGGGTTTGATCCCGACAATTGCCCGAACCGCAGGTAGAGGGCGGATTCCTCGGACACAATGGCGATCCCAGCGCCTGGATTCAGCGATCGCTTCCCGGACGGAGATCAGCCGATGGACTCCCTGAGCGAACCGAGTCTCGACACCCTCGATCAACCGTTCTCGCGTCGGACCTTCCTCGGCGGCGCCGGCGCCCTGCTCGTCGCGGGCATGGCGGGCGCGACCACCCACGCGACCGCGTCACCGCGACCCGCGCGCGCGGGTCAGCCCGGCGAGCTGCCCCACCGCCCCAACATCGTCGTCGTGATCACCGACCAGGAACGCCTACCGATGTTCTGGCCCGGAGGCTGGCCCGAACAGAACCTGCCCAATCGCAAGCGCCTCGCCGACACCGGACTGTCGTTCGACAACGCGTTCTGCAACGCGGCCATGTGCTCCCCCAGTCGCAGCACGTTCTTCACCGGGCTCTACCCCGCCCAGCACGGTGTCACCGCGACGCTCACCGAGGGCAGCACCGTCTCGCCCACCGAGCCGACCCTGCCGCTGGACATCCAGAACATGGCCAGGCTGCTCGACTCCGCCGGGTACAACGTGCATTACCGGGGCAAGTGGCACATGAGCAAGGGCGCCGACGGCGGCGATCCCTCCAGCGCGGAGGTCGCCGCGTACGGGTTTCAGGGCTGGATTCCACCGGAGGGCGGCCAGGACACCAACCCCGACCACTTCGGCGGTGGCTGCGCCGACCTCGACGGCCGCTACGCGTCCGAGGCCGTCGGCTTCCTCCGCGGCCTCGACCCGAACGACGACCGCCCGTTCGCGCTGATCGTCTCGTTCGTCAACCCGCACGACGTCCTCGCGTACCCGCAGACGTGGGACGCGATCAACGGCACGTGCGACAACTACGGCTCCGACGCCCCCGGCATCTTCGAGCAGGGCATAGACCTCCCCCCGACCTACGACGAGTCCCTGGCGCTGAACTTCAAGCCCACCGCTCAGATCCAGTCGCAGGTACTGCTCGCCGCCGGACTCGGCCCGCTGCCCGGCCAGGAGTCGGCCCGCAACTACGTGAACTTCTACGCGTACATGCACAGGGTGGTCGACGAGCACATCGGCGCGGTGCTCGACGCCCTCGAATCCCGTCCCGGGATGCGTGATTCGACGGTCGTGATCCGGATGTCCGACCACGGGGAGATGGGTATGTCGCACGGGGGGCTGCGCCAGAAGGTGTTCAACGCGTACGAGGAGACGCTGCGGGTGCCGATGGTGATCAGCAACCCGGTGATGTTCCCGCAGCCGGTGCACACCGGAGCGCTCGCATCGCTGATCGACGTCATGCCCACCCTCGCAGCACTGGCGCACGTTCCGGACCGGTCCGCGTGGGACTTCAAGGGTGTGGATCTGATGCCGATCGTCACCGATGCCGCCGCGAACCCGAGCGCGCCCAGTGCCGAGGTGCAGGACGTCGTGCACTTCACCTACGACGACCAGAACTGCGCCACCCCGGACGGGCAGAACATCGTCACGCAGCCCAACCACATGCGCACCATCCGCGACCACCGGTGGAAGTACTCGGCGTACTTCGACCCGGCCGGTGTCACGCCACCGCAGTACGAGATGTACGACCTGCAGACCGACCCGCTGGAACTGCACAACCGCGCCGACCCGCTGAACATCGGCTACTTCGATCCGGTCCAGGCGGCCCGGATGCACGCGACCCTGTTCGAGGTCATGAACAGGTGCGGCACCACACCCCAGCGCGGACTCGCACCCCTTCCGCTCGTCGGTTCGTGACGACGCGCGGGCGGCCACCACGATCACGCGGTGGCCGCCTCACCGGGAACCGGACCCGTCGGATCAGTGCACCAGTTCCAGGAACTGCATCGGAGCGGTGTCGGTGAATCGGCCCGTGACGTTGCCGCCGAGTCCGCCTTCGAGTGCGGTGTCACCGATCAGGTCGAGCTTGCGGGCGGAGGCGCCCTCACCGAAGTCCAGTTCGGCGAGGTTCACCCAGACGACGTTGGGTCGCGTGGTCGACGAGAAGACGAACTGCCTGTTGGTCAGGTCGGCCACCGTCTGCCAGATCGTCTGCGACGAGTACGGCTTGCCCGGCTCGGGCACGCGGAACGGCTGGGCGGCATTGCGGATGACGCTGAACATCCCCGCGACGGCCTCCACCCGGGTCTTCGGCTCGGGCAGGTGCCCGACGTAGTGCGCGGCGCGCGCGAACCGGTCGGACGCCTGCGTGGTGCCCGGAAGCGGCTTGTCACCGCCGAAACCCGCGACCTCCTGGAGCATCTCGATCTGCTTGTCGTAGGTGGGCGAGTTGGTCATCACGCGGTAGCTGCGGTCGTGCCAGACACTCGCGACACCGCCGTCGACGTACTCGACGATCGCCGAGTCGCCGGTCGCATCGTCGAGCGCCAGATGCACCGCGGGAACCTCACCCGTCGCCGGATCCCCCAGTGGCACAACCTGAACCTTGGTCTCGTCGATCCATGCGACGGCATCGGCGACCGTCGCGAAGTTGTCGAGGAAGTACTGCAGCCAGATCGCCATGCTGAGCGCGGGCCGCGACTTGTCGAATGTTCCGTACTCGGATTCGGTCAGCCAGAGAACGTGGCCGGACAGGCCGGCCTCGTTGATCCCGTCGACGGACATCATGTCGAAGGCACCGGCCACGACACTTCCGTACTTCGAGGTCCAGCGGAGCGATCCGCCGACGCCGTCGTTCCGCTCGATTCCCCGAGGCAGGGACCAGAGATTCGTCCCGGTGTCTCGGTGGTAGTCCATGTTGCGGCCGACGAGCACCGATCCCGCGGCATCCGGCCACATCACCCTAGTGCACATTCGCTCCACCTTTCGTGGTCGAGAGAGCAGATCTGTCAACGAGGCATGGAGGTGAACCGGACAAAATGCTAGCAGCGATTCGGGCGCCGAGGCGGCCCGGAGAACTGTCGACGTGTCGCGTAATCAGCTTGGGGTGCAGTCGCTCTCACTCAGGTCACCGGACGCGAGGAATTCGGTGACCAAACCGCCGCACGACGAACCCACGGTGGAGCCGTGGACGCCATCCTCGATCGTGAGCAACCGGCCACCGATGGCCGCCTGCGCATCGAGGGCCCACCCGTACGGGGTGACGTTCTCGACGCGGTGGCCGATGATCAGCAGGTCGGTGCCGGTGTTCGCGACCGCTGTCGGCTCCGCCGGCAGGGGCCAACCGCTACACAGGCTGATGC
This genomic stretch from Prescottella soli harbors:
- a CDS encoding sulfatase-like hydrolase/transferase, with the translated sequence MDSLSEPSLDTLDQPFSRRTFLGGAGALLVAGMAGATTHATASPRPARAGQPGELPHRPNIVVVITDQERLPMFWPGGWPEQNLPNRKRLADTGLSFDNAFCNAAMCSPSRSTFFTGLYPAQHGVTATLTEGSTVSPTEPTLPLDIQNMARLLDSAGYNVHYRGKWHMSKGADGGDPSSAEVAAYGFQGWIPPEGGQDTNPDHFGGGCADLDGRYASEAVGFLRGLDPNDDRPFALIVSFVNPHDVLAYPQTWDAINGTCDNYGSDAPGIFEQGIDLPPTYDESLALNFKPTAQIQSQVLLAAGLGPLPGQESARNYVNFYAYMHRVVDEHIGAVLDALESRPGMRDSTVVIRMSDHGEMGMSHGGLRQKVFNAYEETLRVPMVISNPVMFPQPVHTGALASLIDVMPTLAALAHVPDRSAWDFKGVDLMPIVTDAAANPSAPSAEVQDVVHFTYDDQNCATPDGQNIVTQPNHMRTIRDHRWKYSAYFDPAGVTPPQYEMYDLQTDPLELHNRADPLNIGYFDPVQAARMHATLFEVMNRCGTTPQRGLAPLPLVGS
- a CDS encoding linear amide C-N hydrolase; the protein is MCTRVMWPDAAGSVLVGRNMDYHRDTGTNLWSLPRGIERNDGVGGSLRWTSKYGSVVAGAFDMMSVDGINEAGLSGHVLWLTESEYGTFDKSRPALSMAIWLQYFLDNFATVADAVAWIDETKVQVVPLGDPATGEVPAVHLALDDATGDSAIVEYVDGGVASVWHDRSYRVMTNSPTYDKQIEMLQEVAGFGGDKPLPGTTQASDRFARAAHYVGHLPEPKTRVEAVAGMFSVIRNAAQPFRVPEPGKPYSSQTIWQTVADLTNRQFVFSSTTRPNVVWVNLAELDFGEGASARKLDLIGDTALEGGLGGNVTGRFTDTAPMQFLELVH